A stretch of the Mycobacteroides immunogenum genome encodes the following:
- a CDS encoding Trm112 family protein: MPLDAALLDILVCPIDRGTLLLVGGDTDGILYNPRLRKAYRIEDSIPVLLPDEARDVSDEEHQRFTA, encoded by the coding sequence ATGCCACTTGATGCCGCACTCCTAGACATTCTGGTCTGCCCGATCGACCGCGGGACGCTCCTGCTCGTCGGCGGCGATACCGACGGGATTCTGTACAACCCGCGCCTGCGTAAGGCTTACCGGATAGAGGACTCGATCCCGGTGCTGTTGCCGGACGAGGCGCGTGATGTGTCCGACGAGGAGCACCAGCGCTTCACTGCGTGA
- the tyrS gene encoding tyrosine--tRNA ligase: MIVGVASPTHDPGASGSSILDELGWRGLIAQTTDRDALAADIAKGPISVYGGFDPTAASLHAGHLVPLLTLSRFQRAGHRPIVLAGGATGLIGDPRDTSERNLHGADVVAEWADRIRGQLERFVEFNGTPTGAVVANNLEWTGQLTALEFLRDLGKHFSVNVMLDRDTIRRRLEGDGISYTEFSYMLLQANDYVQLHRKYGCSLQIGGSDQWGNIVAGVRLARQQDGASVHALTVPLVTSADGTKFGKSTGGGNLWLDPEMTSPYAWYQYFINTADADVVRYLRWFTFLSADEVDELETATAERAHERAAQRRLAAEVTTLVHGESATQAVEHASGALFGRGELDRLDEGTLTAALTEAGNGEPARLADGEPDTIVDLLVSSGLSDSKGAARRIIKEGGVYVNNARVDAEDWTPGDGDYLTGGWLVLRRGKRNIAGVQRVR; this comes from the coding sequence ATGATTGTCGGCGTGGCTTCCCCGACTCATGACCCTGGCGCAAGCGGCTCATCGATCCTTGACGAGCTGGGCTGGCGCGGTCTCATCGCGCAAACGACCGACCGCGACGCGCTCGCCGCGGACATCGCGAAGGGGCCGATCAGTGTCTATGGGGGGTTCGACCCCACCGCCGCGAGTCTGCACGCCGGACACCTGGTGCCGCTGCTGACCCTGAGCCGATTTCAGCGCGCGGGGCATCGGCCCATCGTGTTGGCCGGGGGAGCGACCGGACTCATCGGTGACCCCCGCGACACCTCGGAACGCAATCTGCATGGCGCCGACGTGGTCGCCGAATGGGCCGACCGGATCCGTGGACAATTAGAGCGGTTCGTCGAATTCAACGGCACGCCAACCGGGGCCGTCGTCGCGAACAATCTTGAGTGGACCGGTCAGCTCACCGCCCTGGAGTTTCTGCGTGACCTCGGTAAGCACTTCTCGGTCAATGTGATGCTGGACCGCGACACCATCCGGCGGCGCCTGGAGGGTGACGGCATCTCCTACACCGAGTTCTCGTACATGCTGCTGCAAGCCAACGACTACGTGCAGTTGCACCGTAAGTACGGCTGCTCCTTGCAGATCGGTGGTTCCGATCAATGGGGCAACATCGTTGCCGGAGTACGGCTTGCCCGTCAGCAGGACGGCGCTTCGGTGCATGCGTTGACCGTTCCGCTGGTGACATCGGCCGACGGGACCAAGTTCGGCAAGTCCACCGGAGGTGGCAACCTCTGGCTCGATCCGGAGATGACCAGCCCGTACGCCTGGTACCAGTACTTCATCAACACCGCCGATGCCGACGTGGTGCGTTACCTGCGCTGGTTCACCTTCCTGTCCGCCGATGAGGTGGATGAGCTGGAGACGGCGACGGCGGAACGGGCGCATGAGCGCGCCGCGCAGCGCCGATTGGCTGCCGAGGTCACCACACTGGTGCATGGGGAAAGTGCTACGCAGGCCGTAGAACACGCCAGCGGCGCGCTGTTCGGTCGCGGCGAGCTGGATCGGCTTGACGAGGGCACCCTGACCGCGGCGCTCACCGAAGCCGGTAACGGTGAGCCGGCCCGGCTCGCCGACGGCGAACCCGACACCATCGTCGATCTACTGGTGAGCAGCGGGCTTTCGGACAGCAAGGGCGCCGCGCGCCGCATCATCAAGGAGGGCGGCGTGTACGTCAACAACGCCCGGGTCGACGCCGAGGATTGGACCCCGGGCGACGGCGACTACCTCACCGGTGGCTGGTTGGTGCTGCGGCGGGGCAAGCGGAACATCGCCGGGGTACAGCGAGTCCGCTAG
- a CDS encoding ABC-F family ATP-binding cassette domain-containing protein, with product MSHVQLDAIGYHLPDGRALLHDVSLRVGEGSKTALIGPNGTGKTTLLRIIAGDTDPHDGAVTRGGQLGVMRQFIGSVRDDSTVRDLLLSVAPERVRQAAERLDRAELALMERDSERDQLAYAQALADWADAGGYEFETQCDVHTMAALGISYELARFRGVNTLSGGQQKRLVLESLLSGPHEVLLLDEPDNYLDVPAKRWLEERLLESAKTVLFISHDRELINRAAGQVATLEPGRAGSSLWVHPGSFATYHQAREDRNARLAELRRRWDEQRAALRDLVLMYRQKAAYNSDMASRLQAAETRLRRFDDAGPPEAVPLRQNVRMRLTGGRTAKRAVIADSLELTGLTSPFDAELWYGDRVAVLGGNGTGKSHFLRLLAGGGTDPEQDQLPVGEMIPEPVRHAGRLRLGARVRPGWFAQTHHHEGLMDRTLLDILHHGDERRPGHGREQASRILDRYGLAPSAEQTFGSLSGGQQGRFQILLLELMGSTLLLLDEPTDNLDLHSAEALEDALAAFDGTVIAVTHDRWFARTFTRFLVFGEDGKVKESVEPQWV from the coding sequence ATGAGCCATGTGCAGCTCGATGCCATCGGCTACCACTTACCGGACGGCAGAGCACTCCTTCACGATGTCAGCCTGCGCGTGGGCGAGGGCAGTAAAACGGCGTTGATCGGCCCCAACGGCACCGGCAAGACGACGCTGCTGCGCATCATCGCCGGCGATACCGATCCACACGACGGCGCCGTAACCCGTGGCGGGCAGCTCGGGGTGATGCGGCAATTCATCGGATCGGTTCGTGACGATTCGACTGTCCGCGATCTGCTGCTGTCGGTAGCGCCCGAGCGCGTCAGGCAGGCCGCCGAACGTCTGGACCGCGCCGAGCTGGCGCTCATGGAGCGCGACAGCGAGCGGGACCAACTCGCCTACGCTCAGGCACTAGCCGATTGGGCCGACGCCGGCGGCTACGAATTCGAGACCCAGTGTGATGTGCACACCATGGCCGCGCTTGGAATTTCCTACGAGCTGGCTAGATTTCGCGGAGTCAACACACTGTCCGGCGGCCAGCAGAAGCGGCTGGTTCTGGAATCGCTGCTGAGCGGGCCCCATGAAGTACTGCTGCTCGATGAGCCCGACAACTACCTTGATGTGCCGGCCAAGCGGTGGCTCGAGGAGCGACTCCTCGAGTCTGCCAAGACCGTGCTGTTCATCAGCCATGATCGCGAGCTGATCAACCGCGCGGCCGGGCAGGTCGCCACGCTCGAACCCGGCCGGGCCGGATCCAGCCTGTGGGTGCATCCGGGTTCCTTTGCGACGTATCACCAGGCGCGGGAAGATCGCAACGCCAGACTCGCCGAGTTGCGCCGCCGGTGGGATGAACAGCGGGCAGCACTTCGCGATCTGGTGCTGATGTATCGGCAAAAGGCGGCCTACAACTCAGATATGGCCAGCCGCTTGCAGGCGGCCGAAACACGGCTGCGCCGCTTCGACGACGCGGGACCGCCGGAGGCCGTGCCGTTGCGGCAGAACGTGCGCATGCGGCTTACCGGCGGACGCACCGCCAAACGTGCGGTGATCGCGGACAGCCTTGAATTGACCGGTCTCACCAGTCCTTTCGACGCCGAGTTGTGGTACGGCGATCGTGTTGCGGTGCTGGGCGGCAACGGAACCGGCAAGTCGCACTTTCTACGGTTGCTGGCAGGCGGCGGCACTGACCCGGAACAGGATCAGCTGCCGGTCGGCGAGATGATCCCCGAGCCCGTGCGCCACGCCGGGCGGCTTCGGTTGGGCGCGCGAGTGCGCCCCGGCTGGTTCGCGCAGACGCACCATCACGAGGGGCTGATGGATCGGACGCTGCTGGACATCCTGCATCACGGGGATGAAAGGCGGCCGGGACACGGGCGAGAGCAGGCTTCGCGAATCCTCGATCGCTACGGGCTGGCCCCCTCCGCGGAGCAGACGTTCGGCTCGCTGTCCGGCGGTCAGCAGGGGCGCTTTCAGATTCTGCTGCTGGAACTGATGGGCTCGACTCTGTTGTTGCTCGATGAGCCGACCGACAACCTGGACCTGCACTCGGCCGAGGCACTCGAGGACGCGCTGGCGGCGTTCGATGGCACGGTCATCGCCGTCACCCACGACCGGTGGTTCGCCCGTACCTTCACCCGCTTCCTCGTCTTCGGCGAAGACGGCAAGGTAAAGGAATCCGTTGAACCCCAATGGGTCTAA
- the recN gene encoding DNA repair protein RecN, translated as MLTEIRIESLGAIPAATAEFDSGLTVLTGETGAGKTMVVTSLHLLGGARADANRVRAGADRAVVEGRFLTADPLGAEPADVTEVLDSSGAQRDDDGSVIAARSVTSDGRSRAYLGGRSVPAKSLAGFTAGLLTVHGQNDQLRLMRPEQQLAALDRFATDSIEALLTTYRKLREEWLTARRDLIDRTNRARELAQEADRLGFALNEIDTVDPKPGEDDQLTADIHRLSELDALRDAAASARGALAGVETEGEAGDSLSAIDRIAKAKVLLEATDDAVLRALAPQLAEALAVVSDVSRELTAFTDELPSDASTLEEKLARQGQLRTLTRKYAADLNGVIAWANDARARLAEVDTSEEALGAISARVDRLAAELATAATALTKARTKAAKALGKAVTAELAGLAMDRAAFTIGVEPMAARADDSAPLTLPTGQTVHAGSAGADAVEFGFAAHRDNPMLPLAKSASGGELSRVMLALEVVLAASTAGTTMVFDEVDAGVGGRAAVQIGRRLAKLARTHQVIVVTHLPQVAAFADIHLTVDRVNSKGSGVRRLDDEDRVAELARMLAGLGDSDTGRAHARELLDAARAERA; from the coding sequence GTGCTCACCGAGATTCGCATCGAGTCGCTTGGCGCCATACCGGCAGCTACTGCGGAGTTCGACAGTGGGCTGACCGTGCTGACCGGTGAGACCGGCGCCGGAAAGACCATGGTGGTCACCAGCCTGCACCTGCTCGGCGGGGCGCGTGCCGATGCGAATCGGGTACGGGCCGGTGCCGACCGGGCGGTGGTCGAGGGCCGATTTCTCACCGCCGACCCACTGGGTGCCGAGCCCGCGGACGTCACTGAGGTGTTGGATTCCTCAGGGGCGCAACGTGATGACGACGGTAGCGTAATCGCGGCGCGGTCGGTGACCTCTGATGGCCGCTCACGGGCGTATCTGGGTGGGCGCAGTGTGCCCGCCAAATCGCTGGCCGGTTTTACCGCGGGGCTACTCACGGTGCACGGCCAGAACGACCAGCTGCGGCTGATGCGCCCGGAGCAGCAGCTCGCCGCCCTCGACAGGTTCGCGACCGACAGCATTGAGGCGCTGCTGACCACCTACCGCAAACTGCGCGAGGAATGGCTCACCGCGCGACGTGATCTGATCGACCGCACCAATCGGGCGCGTGAACTCGCGCAAGAGGCGGATCGACTGGGCTTCGCGCTCAATGAGATCGACACCGTTGACCCCAAACCGGGTGAGGACGACCAGCTTACTGCCGATATCCACCGCTTGTCCGAGCTCGACGCGCTACGGGACGCGGCAGCCTCGGCCCGGGGCGCCTTGGCGGGCGTAGAGACGGAAGGCGAAGCCGGAGATTCTCTTTCGGCGATCGACCGCATTGCCAAGGCCAAGGTGCTGCTGGAAGCCACCGACGACGCCGTGTTGCGGGCCCTGGCGCCGCAGCTGGCCGAGGCCCTGGCGGTGGTCAGCGATGTCTCCCGCGAGCTGACCGCCTTTACCGACGAATTGCCCAGTGATGCAAGCACACTGGAGGAGAAGCTGGCGCGGCAGGGGCAGCTTCGCACGTTGACCCGCAAGTATGCCGCCGATCTGAACGGGGTGATCGCGTGGGCCAACGACGCCCGTGCGCGGCTGGCCGAGGTGGATACCTCCGAAGAAGCACTCGGCGCGATCTCGGCTCGCGTGGATCGGCTGGCGGCTGAACTTGCTACCGCGGCAACGGCGTTGACCAAGGCGCGGACCAAGGCCGCCAAGGCGCTGGGCAAGGCGGTGACCGCCGAACTGGCCGGTCTGGCGATGGACCGCGCCGCGTTCACCATCGGGGTGGAGCCGATGGCCGCCCGCGCCGACGACTCGGCGCCGTTGACGCTGCCGACCGGGCAGACCGTGCACGCCGGATCCGCGGGTGCCGACGCCGTGGAGTTCGGATTCGCCGCGCACCGTGACAATCCGATGCTGCCGTTGGCCAAGAGTGCCTCGGGCGGTGAGCTGTCCCGTGTGATGCTGGCGCTCGAGGTGGTGCTCGCCGCCTCGACGGCCGGCACCACGATGGTGTTCGACGAGGTCGATGCCGGTGTCGGTGGGCGGGCAGCGGTGCAGATCGGGCGGCGATTGGCAAAGCTGGCACGTACCCATCAGGTGATTGTGGTGACCCACCTCCCACAGGTGGCGGCGTTCGCCGATATTCATCTCACTGTCGACCGGGTGAACAGCAAGGGCAGCGGTGTCCGCCGCCTCGACGACGAGGACAGGGTCGCCGAATTGGCCCGGATGCTGGCCGGGCTCGGCGACTCCGACACCGGCCGCGCGCATGCCCGCGAGCTGCTCGATGCTGCCCGCGCCGAGCGGGCCTAA
- a CDS encoding DNA-3-methyladenine glycosylase, with translation MSAEVLTTHPVKAAQRLLGATIESRGVSAVIVEVEAYGGVPDGPWPDPAAHSFRGPTNRNRVMFGPAGHLYVYQSHGIHMCANVVCGPDGVAAGVLMRAAAIVDGAPLCWQRRPTARGDAGLARGPGNLGAALAITLADGGLDLFSPSSPVRLTLSRRRRALAGPRVGVSVAADRPWRFWLPGYPEVSAYRRSPRAPQPDTELYG, from the coding sequence GTGAGTGCCGAAGTGCTGACGACCCATCCGGTGAAGGCCGCGCAGCGCCTGCTCGGCGCCACCATCGAATCGCGGGGAGTCTCGGCCGTGATTGTGGAGGTGGAGGCCTATGGTGGCGTGCCCGACGGGCCCTGGCCCGATCCTGCCGCGCATTCGTTCCGTGGCCCGACGAATCGCAACCGGGTGATGTTCGGCCCCGCTGGGCACCTGTACGTGTATCAGAGCCATGGGATTCATATGTGTGCCAACGTGGTGTGCGGCCCAGATGGTGTTGCCGCCGGTGTGCTGATGCGCGCCGCGGCGATCGTCGACGGGGCACCGCTGTGTTGGCAGCGACGGCCCACCGCGCGTGGTGATGCCGGGTTGGCGCGCGGGCCCGGGAATCTTGGGGCGGCTCTGGCCATCACTCTGGCCGATGGTGGCCTTGATCTTTTCTCGCCGTCCAGCCCCGTACGGCTGACATTGAGCAGGCGGCGCAGGGCACTGGCGGGTCCGCGGGTAGGTGTTAGCGTGGCGGCGGATCGGCCGTGGCGATTCTGGCTGCCCGGATATCCGGAAGTATCCGCTTATCGGCGCAGTCCCCGTGCGCCGCAACCCGATACGGAGTTGTATGGCTGA
- a CDS encoding ADP-ribosylglycohydrolase family protein, with translation MRRNPIRSCMAEDRARATLLGGALGDALGGFIEFDSIERIRLQFGRDGITEPPAGQPMLITDDTQMTLFTAEALIRSRRAPGHDPVEIAHRAYLRWLHTQGGQAPRDVLDGWLVAIPGLHSLRAPGNTCLSALESTSSAARQHGSRTHRLNNSKGCGAVMRAAPVGFMGDDPAGVFSLSADLGALTHSHPSGYLSAAALSAIIVEVRAGKALPAAIDTASLLLRKEPDHDETYRALRHAVELADTRLTPEQLAARLGGGWVGEEALAIGVYAALAAHDFKDGIRLSVNHSGDSDSTGSITGNILGAMWGTSALPSDWLNELELREVITTIADDLVAQPGPAWDERYPPG, from the coding sequence GTGCGCCGCAACCCGATACGGAGTTGTATGGCTGAGGATCGGGCACGCGCAACACTGCTCGGTGGGGCGCTCGGTGACGCCCTCGGCGGGTTCATCGAGTTCGACAGCATCGAGCGGATCAGGCTGCAGTTCGGCCGTGACGGCATCACCGAACCGCCCGCCGGACAACCGATGCTCATTACCGACGACACCCAGATGACCCTGTTCACCGCCGAGGCGCTCATCCGTTCCCGCCGCGCACCCGGGCACGACCCGGTTGAGATCGCGCACCGCGCATACTTGCGCTGGTTGCATACCCAGGGCGGTCAGGCGCCGCGCGACGTGCTCGACGGGTGGTTGGTCGCCATCCCCGGCCTGCATTCCCTGCGGGCCCCCGGCAACACCTGTCTGTCTGCGCTGGAATCGACTAGTTCGGCTGCCCGGCAACATGGTTCACGCACACACCGGCTGAACAACTCCAAGGGATGCGGTGCGGTGATGCGCGCCGCGCCGGTGGGATTCATGGGTGACGATCCGGCCGGCGTCTTCTCGCTATCTGCCGACCTTGGTGCGCTGACACATTCGCATCCGAGCGGGTACCTCAGCGCGGCCGCGTTGTCGGCGATCATCGTGGAGGTCCGGGCTGGTAAGGCGCTCCCGGCGGCAATCGACACGGCGAGCCTGCTGCTGCGTAAGGAACCGGACCACGACGAGACCTATCGGGCGTTGCGCCATGCCGTCGAGTTGGCGGATACGCGGCTGACACCTGAGCAGCTGGCGGCGCGGCTGGGCGGTGGCTGGGTCGGGGAGGAGGCACTCGCGATCGGTGTCTACGCGGCACTGGCCGCACACGATTTCAAGGACGGAATCCGGCTGTCGGTGAACCATTCCGGAGACTCCGATTCGACCGGGTCCATCACCGGGAACATCTTGGGGGCAATGTGGGGAACGTCGGCTCTGCCCAGCGATTGGCTGAACGAACTCGAATTGCGTGAGGTCATCACGACGATCGCCGACGACCTCGTCGCGCAGCCCGGGCCGGCCTGGGATGAGCGGTATCCGCCGGGCTAG
- a CDS encoding TlyA family RNA methyltransferase: MARHARVDAELVRRGLARSRQQAAELIDAGRVRIDGIPAVKAATAVPATASLVVQGESEDRWVSRGAHKLLGALDAFGPQGLSVEGKRCLDAGASTGGFTEVLLRSGAREVVAADVGYGQLAWSLQSDDRVTVLDRTNVRTLTPEQIGGAAQVIVSDLSFISLGLVLDALIACATPDADILPMVKPQFEVGKELVGAGGVVRDPQLRADAVVSVARRAQAQGWFTAGVTASPLPGPSGNVEYFLWLRTTDSDVDVEAAVADAVSRGPQ; the protein is encoded by the coding sequence ATGGCCCGGCATGCCAGGGTCGACGCCGAGTTGGTGCGCCGCGGGCTCGCTCGTTCTCGTCAGCAGGCGGCTGAGCTGATCGACGCGGGCCGGGTCCGTATCGACGGCATACCCGCCGTCAAGGCGGCTACCGCGGTTCCTGCGACGGCTTCCCTTGTGGTGCAAGGAGAATCCGAGGACCGCTGGGTCTCGCGCGGTGCCCATAAGCTACTGGGGGCACTCGACGCGTTTGGGCCGCAGGGGCTTTCCGTGGAGGGTAAGCGATGCCTGGATGCCGGAGCCTCCACCGGCGGATTCACCGAAGTGCTCTTGCGATCGGGTGCGCGCGAAGTGGTGGCGGCCGACGTCGGATACGGCCAACTGGCCTGGTCGCTGCAGTCCGACGACCGCGTCACCGTTCTCGACCGGACGAATGTGCGCACCTTGACACCGGAACAGATCGGCGGCGCCGCCCAGGTGATTGTTTCCGACCTGTCGTTCATCTCGCTCGGGCTGGTGCTCGACGCTCTCATCGCCTGCGCAACACCGGATGCCGATATCCTGCCCATGGTCAAGCCACAGTTCGAGGTGGGTAAGGAGCTTGTCGGTGCGGGAGGCGTGGTGCGCGATCCTCAGCTGCGTGCCGATGCCGTCGTATCCGTCGCCCGGCGTGCGCAGGCTCAAGGCTGGTTCACCGCGGGTGTGACGGCAAGCCCGCTGCCCGGGCCGTCCGGGAACGTCGAATACTTCCTGTGGCTGCGCACGACAGATTCCGATGTCGATGTGGAGGCCGCTGTCGCCGACGCCGTGTCGAGGGGACCTCAGTGA
- a CDS encoding TetR/AcrR family transcriptional regulator has translation MSSKRPGRRPGASSTRDDILASARKLFAVNGIDKTSIRAIATEADVDPALIHHYFGTKLDLFRAVVQLPVDPSVVLQPLREVPIDQLGVTIPRLIVTLWDSELGANVLAVFRAALTGADDGLVRAFFREVLVDIIAERVDNPVGSGVLRAEFVISQMSGILVTRYIMKIEPLASLTVDQITATVGPNIQRYLTGELTGLTQ, from the coding sequence ATGAGTTCCAAGCGGCCAGGACGCCGTCCCGGTGCCAGCAGCACTCGCGACGATATTCTCGCGAGCGCCCGAAAACTGTTCGCCGTCAATGGAATCGACAAGACCTCAATACGGGCCATTGCCACCGAAGCGGATGTCGATCCCGCGCTCATCCACCACTACTTCGGCACGAAGCTCGATCTCTTCCGTGCGGTGGTGCAGCTGCCCGTCGATCCGAGTGTGGTGCTACAGCCGCTACGTGAGGTTCCGATCGACCAGTTGGGGGTAACAATTCCCCGGCTCATCGTCACGCTCTGGGATTCCGAGCTCGGTGCCAATGTGCTGGCGGTGTTCCGCGCCGCGCTGACCGGCGCCGACGACGGATTGGTGCGGGCTTTCTTTCGGGAAGTCCTGGTCGACATCATCGCCGAACGCGTCGACAACCCGGTCGGTAGCGGCGTACTGCGTGCCGAGTTCGTCATCAGCCAGATGTCGGGAATCCTGGTTACCCGGTACATCATGAAGATCGAGCCGCTGGCTTCGCTGACGGTGGATCAGATCACCGCGACCGTGGGCCCGAACATCCAGCGCTACCTGACCGGGGAGCTGACGGGCCTCACGCAGTGA
- a CDS encoding NAD kinase — MNERKILLVAHTGRDEVTETARRVAKILGQNGIALRVLSAEAIDRGPVHLDPAEFRSLGVDVEVVDADQDAATGCELVLVLGGDGTFLRAADLARSATAPVLGVNLGRIGFLAEVEAEAIDSVLGHVVEGTYRVETRMTLDVQVRIGGEVTERGWALNEVSIEKGPRLGVLGVVLEVDARPVSAFGCDGVLVSTPTGSTAYAFSAGGPVVWPDLDAILVVPNNAHALFARPMVISPASTVAVEIEADGHDALLFCDGRREIRVPPGGRVEVVRGHQPVLWARLDSKPFADRIVRKFHLPVKGWRGR; from the coding sequence GTGAACGAACGCAAAATCCTTCTTGTCGCACACACCGGTCGCGATGAGGTGACCGAGACAGCGCGCCGTGTTGCGAAGATATTGGGGCAGAACGGTATAGCGCTGCGGGTGTTGTCCGCGGAGGCCATCGACCGTGGCCCGGTACACCTGGACCCGGCCGAATTCCGTTCGCTGGGCGTCGATGTCGAAGTCGTCGACGCGGACCAGGACGCGGCCACCGGTTGCGAGCTGGTGCTGGTGCTGGGCGGGGACGGGACCTTCCTGCGGGCAGCTGATCTGGCGCGCAGCGCGACCGCCCCGGTGCTCGGGGTCAACTTGGGCCGTATCGGGTTTCTCGCGGAGGTGGAAGCGGAGGCCATTGATTCGGTGCTCGGCCACGTGGTGGAAGGTACCTACCGCGTGGAGACCCGGATGACGCTGGACGTGCAGGTACGCATCGGTGGTGAGGTCACCGAACGCGGCTGGGCGCTCAACGAGGTCAGCATCGAGAAGGGGCCCCGGCTCGGCGTCCTCGGTGTGGTGCTGGAGGTGGACGCGCGCCCGGTGTCGGCGTTCGGCTGCGACGGGGTGCTCGTCTCGACGCCCACCGGCTCCACGGCCTACGCGTTCTCGGCGGGCGGCCCGGTGGTGTGGCCGGACCTGGACGCAATTCTGGTGGTGCCTAACAATGCCCACGCATTGTTCGCGCGGCCCATGGTCATCAGTCCGGCATCGACCGTTGCCGTGGAAATCGAGGCCGACGGGCATGACGCGCTGCTGTTCTGCGATGGGCGACGTGAGATCCGGGTGCCACCCGGTGGCCGGGTCGAAGTGGTGCGCGGGCATCAGCCGGTGCTGTGGGCGCGGCTGGACAGCAAGCCTTTCGCGGACCGGATTGTTCGCAAGTTCCATTTGCCCGTCAAGGGCTGGCGGGGAAGGTAG
- a CDS encoding HAD-IIA family hydrolase — MPDTLASSYDCLLLDLDGTVFRGAEPTANAIESLAAADGARQLYVTNNASRSAPEVAEHLTALGFSAAAGDVVTSAQSAARLLAEALQRDDAVLVVGTEALAAEVSAVGLTPVRSFDKAPRAVVQGHSPDTGWTTLAEAALAIRAGAYWVAANVDATLPTERGLLPGNGSMVAALRTATDADPVVAGKPGRALIEDALARGSFARPLVVGDRLDTDISGANGAGLPSLMVLTGVNSAIDAIWADAAHRPTFLGADLSALHLPLGDVRIESKPGWQISVTPDRVSVTSSDPDGSAVSLAQALAAAVWATDPAPVSRPIVAADEPAERALRQLSAG, encoded by the coding sequence TTGCCTGACACACTCGCCAGCTCGTACGACTGCTTGCTGCTGGATCTCGACGGGACCGTGTTCCGGGGCGCCGAGCCCACCGCGAATGCCATCGAGTCGCTGGCGGCCGCCGACGGAGCGCGCCAGCTGTATGTCACCAACAACGCCAGCCGCTCGGCGCCCGAGGTGGCCGAGCATCTCACCGCGCTCGGGTTCAGCGCGGCCGCCGGTGACGTTGTTACCAGCGCGCAGAGCGCGGCCCGGCTGCTCGCCGAGGCGCTCCAGCGCGATGATGCCGTGCTGGTGGTCGGTACCGAGGCGTTGGCCGCCGAGGTATCTGCCGTCGGCCTTACCCCGGTGCGCAGCTTTGACAAGGCGCCACGTGCGGTGGTGCAGGGGCATTCACCGGATACCGGCTGGACCACCCTCGCCGAGGCCGCGCTGGCCATCCGGGCAGGTGCTTACTGGGTTGCGGCCAACGTCGACGCGACCCTGCCGACCGAGCGTGGTCTGCTGCCCGGCAATGGATCGATGGTCGCCGCCTTGCGCACGGCCACCGATGCCGATCCGGTCGTGGCGGGAAAGCCGGGACGGGCACTCATCGAAGACGCGTTGGCGCGTGGCAGCTTTGCCCGGCCGCTCGTTGTCGGCGACCGTCTCGACACGGACATATCGGGGGCCAATGGTGCGGGCCTGCCCAGCCTCATGGTGCTGACCGGCGTGAACAGCGCGATCGACGCGATCTGGGCCGATGCCGCACACCGTCCCACGTTCTTGGGCGCGGATTTGAGCGCCCTGCATCTGCCGCTGGGCGATGTGCGCATCGAATCGAAGCCGGGCTGGCAGATCTCCGTAACCCCCGATCGGGTATCGGTCACGTCCAGCGACCCTGACGGATCGGCTGTGTCGCTGGCACAGGCATTGGCGGCCGCGGTGTGGGCGACAGATCCGGCACCCGTCAGCAGGCCCATCGTGGCCGCTGATGAGCCGGCCGAACGCGCCTTGCGGCAGCTTTCTGCCGGATAG